The Peribacillus simplex genome contains the following window.
GATGGTCCACTTTAATAGTTATCCGCCATTTTAAGAAGTTTGAACTAGTGATCCATGCTAATTAAGAACGGGGCATGACTTTGCTGCATGCTCCTTTTGGTCGCGATCTGTTCTATTAAGTGATGACTAAATGATAAAGCCGGTAGTATTGAGCAGGACTTTCTTGGAAATAAAATGGTTTTATGCTTCAGTTGTGGAAGACCAGGAAGAACCCGAAGATCGGCTATCCAAGCAATTGATCCAGGAATGATGCACTACTAATGGAAGTTGGAATAAGTGATTTTTAAGATGGATGGTGGATGGCAGCTATGATATTTGAAAAAATTAGATCCATGAATTCGCAGAAGAATAGGGTTGGATCAAGGAACAAGGAAAGATGACGAGGGACAAGAGTAAAAGAACAATCTAGTAGCTACAAGGTGTAATTGAAGGGATAATAGTACATGACTCATAGTCTGCTCAAGAAAAAACCCTTGATAATTCAAGGGTTGGATAAAGTCCATCAAAATGTTGGTCATGATTTCAAGGAACTTACGCTTCATACTTGGATCTTTTGTGCAGGCAAAGGTGATAAATGCAGTTCTGCCGCTTCTCTTTTAATGGAGAATATATACGCTCCCAAACCTAAGATGGCTGTAAAAATCAGCATGGCGATCGATGTACTGAAGTCCCCGCCAGACAAGTCACGAAGCCACCCCATGATATAGCTTGAAAAGCCGCCCATTATATTCGTGAATCCAATTAGACCAGCAGCCCGTCCTGCCGTTTCGGGTGTTGAGTATTTTATCATGAGCATATTACTTAAATGGAAAACACCGCCTTGACATCCCATTGCCAGTCCCATACATAGCCCGGCCATAATAGGGTTGGGGATGAAGACCGCAACAGTTAAAAAGACAGCAGTCAATGAAAATAGAATCGAGGCCATCAAACTTGGACGCCTGGTTTTGTCCGCCAGAAAGCCGCAGGCCAAGACAAATCCTAAAGCAAATAGCCAGGAAAGCGAAGTGATGCTCGACATCCCTTCCTTTTCGAATCCTTTTGCTTCAATTAGATAGGTAGGGAGCCAAATGCTGATTCCGAAAAAAAGGAAGGAGCATACGAGCATACCGAACCATACAATCCAGAAACGATAATCCTGAGCAAAACTCTTTTTCTCTGAAGGGGCAATTTCTTTCCCTTCATCTTCCGATTGGCGAATGAAGGCCAATTCATCCTTACTTATACGGGGGTGCTCTTCTGGTGTATTCCTTGTCATAAAGATGAACATCGGGATATTAATAAATAAGTTGAAGGCCGCAAGCATAAAGAAAGCTGCTTGCCAGTGGAGTAAAGATATCACGAGCACCAAAACAATGGCTCCAGTTGCCGGACCTAAATAGTTTCCGGTAAGCCATGATGCCTGGGCCCTCCCCAATTCGCGTTTATTAAACCAGTTAGAAATCATTTTTCCGGAAACTGGAATCATCATCCCTTCGCCAAAACCAAGAATGACCCTGCTTATTAAAAACATTTCATATGAATTTGCTAAGCCTGACATAATCATGGTAAGTGTCCATACGAATAATCCGGCGATGGCTGTTTTTCGGGCCCCTAATTTATCAATGATGAAGCCCCAAAAAAGATTTGAAACTCCATAAGCTATGGTGAATACAAAGGAAAGAAGACCGATCTTTGCATTTTTGTCAGCGCCTGTCATTCCGAGTGCATTCAAGAATTCTGGATCTGTTTGAATGATGGAAATGCCAACCTTATCAATTTGTCCGAAAAACCAAAAGAAAAAAATTGGAACGGCAATATACAACCATCTTTTTTGCCCATTTAACATAATACCATCTCCTTGTCGCTTTTTAGCATTGCAAAAAAACTTACCATTGAGAATAGGTGGACTAAGGTTTTTCTTTAGATAGGCACTAGTTTCGATTTCCCCATTTACGAGCTGCATCCCGCCTTTCTTTAAAATACTGAGAGATAGATAAGTAATGGTAATGTTTTGTAAGTAAAACAAAGTTTTACTTTATTAACGATAAAATAAATAGAATTGATTGTCAATTTAATATTTTGATAATTTAATATTTTTAGAATAAATAAATATATTGTCATTTTTAACTTCTTCCGTTTTGATTTTTATGTTTAAAATCGAACTACAATGGCATTCCTTTTTGCGTTGTGAGGGGAATCATACAAGGGAATGAGC
Protein-coding sequences here:
- a CDS encoding MFS transporter, whose protein sequence is MLNGQKRWLYIAVPIFFFWFFGQIDKVGISIIQTDPEFLNALGMTGADKNAKIGLLSFVFTIAYGVSNLFWGFIIDKLGARKTAIAGLFVWTLTMIMSGLANSYEMFLISRVILGFGEGMMIPVSGKMISNWFNKRELGRAQASWLTGNYLGPATGAIVLVLVISLLHWQAAFFMLAAFNLFINIPMFIFMTRNTPEEHPRISKDELAFIRQSEDEGKEIAPSEKKSFAQDYRFWIVWFGMLVCSFLFFGISIWLPTYLIEAKGFEKEGMSSITSLSWLFALGFVLACGFLADKTRRPSLMASILFSLTAVFLTVAVFIPNPIMAGLCMGLAMGCQGGVFHLSNMLMIKYSTPETAGRAAGLIGFTNIMGGFSSYIMGWLRDLSGGDFSTSIAMLIFTAILGLGAYIFSIKREAAELHLSPLPAQKIQV